Proteins from a genomic interval of Scomber japonicus isolate fScoJap1 chromosome 10, fScoJap1.pri, whole genome shotgun sequence:
- the LOC128366861 gene encoding protein FAM83A, translated as MDASSVSSVWYRTPKRAGKLRQRIQDLRIPSPSYNEFVASRPSLDLSHNESARLAADCLLNQGLEGYQEMLNIEGEVDFLSNAEKNYIKENVRDANTVDSGPSDDDDETELQSSHADSKSPTRRPVVSTNSDTTVAALELPGVKDVKWGDPIQDRPTLKVFFQCDSKGAGMKDVVRGFIRKAKTILLIVMDNFSDVELLCDLLEASRRNVSVHLLLDHLNLSVFVSMWQEIKLNSKNFPKLSVRSVDGQTYCAKTGRKLTGQIAESFIITDWTEVLTGSYSFSWLSWQVHRSIAVLLKGGTVIPFHEEFQRLYRSSKPVPVFITSPLFTTSNDSVSQLKSSQNKTVYCSQPEDVQNTQTKAQMLADVPSSGLSNPNAEFESSTSKTHPLHMADTQTEAKPFTQTQIQTQLCPKTVAQAGMTQSVSMEKAKHTAGAVFNQHDAKTNMESVQKNDNQTQAQAQNKIHSHSNLLSHTDNSHIQPQLTGRTTTTTTTTNTGGKTSHSGTARPPFSYTQPQSLQGSYQLQEQS; from the exons ATGGATGCCAGCAGTGTTTCTTCAGTGTGGTACAGGACGCCAAAACGTGCAGGAAAGCTAAGGCAACGGATTCAAGACCTCCGCATCCCGTCCCCCTCTTACAATGAGTTTGTGGCCAGCAGACCCTCGTTGGATCTGAGCCACAATGAGAGTGCTCGGCTGGCGGCGGACTGTCTGCTCAACCAGGGCTTAGAGGGATACCAAGAGATGTTAAACATAGAGGGAGAGGTGGACTTTCTGTCAAATGCAGAGAAAAATTACATCAAGGAGAATGTGAGGGATGCAAACACAG TTGATTCTGGTccatctgatgatgatgatgagacagAGTTGCAAAGCTCACATGCTGACTCCAAGTCGCCCACACGACGCCCTGTAGTGTCCACGAACAGTGATACTACTGTGGCTGCCTTGGAGCTGCCTGGAGTGAAAG ATGTGAAGTGGGGTGATCCAATCCAGGACAGGCCCACCCTCAAGGTTTTTTTCCAGTGTGACAGCAAGGGAGCCGGCATGAAAGATGTGGTGAGGGGGTTCATCAGAAAGGCTAAAACG atccTGCTCATAGTGATGGACAACTTCAGCGATGTGGAGTTGCTGTGTGATCTTCTGGAGGCGAGCAGGAGGAACGTGTCCGTTCATCTGCTGCTGGATCATCTCAACCTGAGCGTGTTTGTCAGCATGTGGCAGGAGATCAAACTCAACAGCAAGAACTTCCCT aAGCTGTCAGTTCGCAGTGTTGATGGACAGACTTACTGTGCCAAGACAGGCAGGAAGCTGACTGGTCAAATTGCTGAGAGTTTTATCATCACTGACTGGACTGAGGTGCTGACTGGCTCATAcag TTTCTCCTGGCTGTCCTGGCAGGTCCATCGGAGTATTGCTGTTCTTTTAAAGGGTGGCACAGTCATACCTTTCCATGAGGAATTCCAAAGGCTCTACCGCAGCTCCAAACCTGTCCCCGTCTTCATTACTTCCCCTCTTTTCACCACATCAAATGACAGCGTCAGTCAGCTGAAATCAAGCCAGAACAAAACAGTTTACTGCAGTCAGCCTGAAGATGTTCAAAACACTCAGACAAAAGCGCAAATGCTTGCAGATGTCCCAAGTAGTGGATTATCTAATCCCAATGCAGAATTTGAGAGCAGCACCAGTAAAACACATCCTCTGCACATGGCAGATACACAAACGGAGGCAAAACCTTTTACACAAACCCAAATCCAAACACAGCTGTGCCCAAAAACTGTGGCTCAAGCAGGAATGACGCAGAGTGTTTCTATGGAAAAAGCTAAGCATACAGCAGGAGCTGTCTTTAACCAACATgatgcaaaaacaaacatggaatCTGTACAGAAGAATGACAACCAGACACAAGCTCAGGCTCAAAACAAGATCCACAGTCACTCAAACCTTCTCAGTCACACTGACAACTCACACATTCAACCTCAGCTCACTGGtcgcaccaccaccaccaccactaccaccaacACAG GAGGCAAGACCAGCCACAGTGGCACCGCCAGGCCCCCCTTCAGTTACACCCAACCACAGAGTCTCCAGGGTTCTTACCAGCTACAGGAACAAAGCTGA